The Erwinia billingiae Eb661 nucleotide sequence CACCGATAACCAGGCCAGTCCGAGCGGTGTAAACGCCGCCCCAAATACTGCCAGCGCCAACACCAGCAGGAGAATGGTGGCCAGGACCTTCAGCACCTCACCCAGTAAAAAAGTCCAGGCGATGCGCCCTTTCACTGGGTCTCCTGCCTGATGACGCCAGGCAAAAATCATAAACACAATGTTTGGCAGCCAGGCTGCCAGTCCACCCGCGAGGGCGGACAAGCCCCACGCCAGATCTTTCAGGGCAAACAGCGCGCCGATTACGACGAAAGTCACCAGCTGAAGCATCAGCACGGTTCGGGCAAATTTTACTCTGTAAAGGGACACTGACATGACGCTGAAACTCTCCTGCCCCATCCGGGGTATGTCGCGTGTCGTATAAAACTGCCTTTGCTCTTTTGAGTCAAGCAGCAAAAAACGAGCAAATTATACGGTGCGCCCCTGCGATTTCAATGGATAAGTAGCGAAAAGGTGAACAATTATTTAAATTTCTTTCCACAGGCCTGTTTTTCAAAATTGTAAAGAACAGCAAACCAAGTGAAATTTACTGCAATAGCCGACAAACCTTGCTCATAAAGCGTGCGTGTGATCACACTTCGGTAACTTAATGCTTAAGTTCTGTGCAGGATTAGTCTCATTAGAATGAAATTTAAATTAAAACACCTAATACAATTCAATAAGTTACCTAATGATAATTTAAATATGGCAATTATTGTCGATTAAAAGCCCTTATTGACATTCGTAGCAACTAATTCTCGCCCCATAAGCCATTACTTACGTCGATTTATAAAGGGGATATATTTTCCTGCGTGACGACTGACCAGACGATAATGGCGGCAAAAGGTGATGTTAATGATAATGGAATGTGAAAATAAGGTTAAATGTTGCCAATCGTGTCGGATAATTTCAGCCTGTGCTTTTAAC carries:
- the atpI gene encoding F0F1 ATP synthase subunit I, whose translation is MSVSLYRVKFARTVLMLQLVTFVVIGALFALKDLAWGLSALAGGLAAWLPNIVFMIFAWRHQAGDPVKGRIAWTFLLGEVLKVLATILLLVLALAVFGAAFTPLGLAWLSVLIVQIVAPAVINNKG